One genomic segment of Mycolicibacterium chubuense NBB4 includes these proteins:
- a CDS encoding DEAD/DEAH box helicase: MRADAAPVSGTAEAPGTQALRGWQRRALVKYLTAKPRDFLAVATPGAGKTTFALRIVAELLAEGTVEAVTIVVPTEHLKIQWAQAAARHGIALDPKFSNSNAQTSSEYHGVVVTYAQVASHPTRHRVRTENRKTLVVFDEIHHGGDAKSWGDAIREAFDDATRRLALTGTPFRSDDSAIPFVTYEPDHEGLMRSKADHIYGYADALADGVVRPVMFMAYSGEARWRDSAGEEHAARLGEPLTAEQTARAWKTALNPAGQWMPAVIAAADKRLQGKRQHVPDAGGMIIASDQTAARAYADLLLTITGEAPTVVLSDDKGSSDRISQFAAGTSRWLVAVRMVSEGVDVPRLSVGVYATSASTPLFFAQAIGRFVRSRRPGETASIFLPSVPNLLLLASEMEAQRNHVLGKPHRETLEDPLDAELAEQKRDEPDEGENKIEYLGADAELDQVIFDGSSFGTATPSGSDEEADYLGIPGLLDAASMRDLLRRRQDEQLQKRTESGAPAPKTTHGQLRDLRRELNTLVSLAHHRTGRPHGWIHNELRRRCGGPPVAAATREQLQERIEAVRVLQRELTA, encoded by the coding sequence GTGCGGGCTGATGCAGCACCCGTGTCCGGCACCGCCGAAGCGCCCGGCACCCAGGCGCTTCGAGGCTGGCAGCGGCGGGCTCTGGTCAAATACCTGACCGCCAAGCCGCGCGATTTCCTCGCCGTGGCGACCCCCGGCGCCGGTAAGACCACCTTCGCGCTGCGCATCGTCGCGGAGTTGCTCGCCGAGGGCACCGTCGAGGCCGTCACGATCGTCGTGCCCACCGAACACCTCAAGATCCAGTGGGCCCAGGCCGCCGCCCGGCACGGCATCGCGCTGGATCCGAAGTTCTCCAACTCCAACGCGCAGACGTCGTCGGAGTACCACGGCGTCGTGGTCACCTACGCCCAGGTGGCCTCTCACCCGACCCGTCACCGGGTGCGCACCGAGAACCGCAAAACGCTCGTCGTCTTCGACGAGATCCACCACGGCGGTGACGCGAAGAGCTGGGGCGACGCCATCAGGGAGGCCTTCGACGACGCGACGCGCCGGCTGGCATTGACCGGGACCCCGTTCCGCAGCGACGACAGCGCGATCCCCTTCGTCACGTATGAGCCCGACCACGAGGGCCTGATGCGATCGAAGGCCGACCACATCTATGGCTACGCCGATGCGCTGGCCGACGGTGTGGTGCGTCCGGTGATGTTCATGGCCTACTCCGGCGAGGCGCGGTGGCGCGACAGCGCGGGCGAGGAACACGCCGCCCGCCTCGGCGAGCCGCTGACGGCCGAGCAGACGGCGCGCGCCTGGAAGACCGCGCTCAACCCGGCCGGCCAGTGGATGCCCGCGGTGATCGCCGCCGCGGACAAACGTCTGCAGGGCAAGCGTCAGCACGTGCCCGACGCCGGCGGCATGATCATCGCCTCCGACCAGACCGCGGCGCGTGCGTACGCCGATCTGCTGCTGACGATCACCGGTGAGGCGCCCACGGTGGTGCTCTCCGACGACAAGGGCTCTTCAGACCGCATCTCGCAGTTCGCGGCGGGGACCTCGCGGTGGCTGGTCGCGGTGCGCATGGTGTCCGAAGGGGTGGACGTGCCGCGGCTGTCCGTCGGCGTGTACGCCACCAGTGCGTCGACGCCCCTGTTCTTCGCCCAGGCGATCGGCCGCTTCGTACGGTCCCGCCGGCCCGGCGAGACGGCCAGCATCTTCCTGCCCTCGGTGCCCAATCTGCTGCTGCTGGCCAGTGAGATGGAGGCTCAGCGCAATCACGTCCTCGGCAAACCGCACCGCGAGACGCTCGAGGACCCGCTCGACGCCGAACTGGCCGAGCAGAAGCGCGACGAACCCGATGAGGGCGAGAACAAGATCGAGTACCTGGGGGCCGACGCCGAACTCGACCAGGTGATCTTCGACGGCTCGTCGTTCGGCACCGCGACGCCGTCGGGCAGCGACGAGGAGGCCGACTACCTCGGCATTCCGGGTCTGCTCGACGCCGCGTCGATGCGGGACCTGCTGCGGCGCCGACAGGACGAGCAGTTGCAGAAGCGCACCGAGTCGGGGGCCCCCGCGCCGAAGACCACACACGGCCAGCTGCGCGACCTGCGCCGGGAGCTCAACACGCTGGTCTCGCTGGCCCACCATCGCACCGGTCGGCCGCACGGCTGGATCCACAACGAACTGCGGCGCCGCTGCGGCGGTCCCCCGGTGGCGGCCGCCACCCGCGAACAACTGCAGGAGCGGATCGAAGCGGTCCGTGTGCTGCAACGAGAGTTGACGGCCTGA
- a CDS encoding cupin domain-containing protein: MSLWDPRQVPPYPPPRYTADEPEVSAWLKRGDEPPDHDSFGLVQYHYLANQKATGGDYGLYRVEIAARGGGPGPHFHRTMSEAFYVLSGTISLYNGTEWVDGGPNDFLYVPPGGIHGFRNEADAPASILMLFAPGAPREHYFEGLAHLGELTDDERREWFVKNDNHFV, from the coding sequence ATGTCACTTTGGGATCCCAGGCAAGTCCCGCCCTATCCACCGCCCCGCTACACCGCCGACGAGCCGGAGGTCAGCGCGTGGCTCAAGCGCGGCGACGAGCCGCCGGACCACGACTCCTTCGGCCTGGTGCAGTATCACTATCTCGCCAACCAGAAGGCGACGGGCGGCGACTACGGGCTGTATCGCGTGGAGATCGCGGCCCGCGGCGGCGGTCCGGGGCCGCACTTCCACCGGACCATGTCGGAGGCCTTCTACGTGCTGTCCGGGACGATCTCGCTCTACAACGGCACCGAGTGGGTCGACGGCGGTCCGAACGACTTCCTCTACGTCCCGCCCGGCGGCATCCACGGCTTCCGCAACGAGGCGGACGCGCCCGCGTCGATCCTGATGCTGTTCGCTCCCGGCGCGCCGCGCGAGCACTACTTCGAGGGGTTGGCTCACCTCGGCGAGCTCACCGACGACGAACGCCGTGAGTGGTTCGTCAAGAACGACAACCACTTCGTCTAG
- a CDS encoding PE-PPE domain-containing protein: MSSAEEAVLIPGATIFKRLDPLYPLIRKSYRFIGINFHDDVDPQIVDYSQNPFATERALAAGVMQAEIAVREIDGEVVVIGESMGSMVASRLAAKLAASSDPPSPNDIRFVLIASPEEGIAQYFKVGTYIPLLNYRVSRVAESPYPTAVVIGEYDFWADPPDRPWNLVALANAALGVVFVHGPPTWPVDPVDVPPENVTVDGTVTTYLVPTEHLPLTQPLRLLGIPDRVVDAADRILRPIVDAGYRRQDKPGDMRPYLADGRIRRDAHAAQSRSDQQGEDPGVQKAERRDRPRRSGIDVRESRSDRAERWAQRQTGSGGSARVPRAAGGRTRVATVTPGRPPRSGHHRDGVGD, from the coding sequence GTGAGCTCCGCCGAGGAAGCCGTGCTGATCCCGGGTGCCACGATTTTCAAACGGCTTGACCCGCTGTATCCGCTGATCAGGAAGAGCTATCGATTCATCGGCATCAACTTCCACGATGATGTCGACCCGCAGATTGTGGACTACTCGCAGAATCCGTTCGCGACCGAGCGCGCCCTCGCGGCCGGGGTCATGCAGGCGGAGATCGCGGTTCGCGAAATCGACGGCGAAGTTGTCGTCATCGGCGAGTCGATGGGGAGCATGGTTGCGTCGAGACTCGCAGCGAAGCTGGCCGCCAGCTCCGATCCCCCCTCGCCGAACGACATCAGGTTCGTCTTGATCGCTTCTCCGGAGGAAGGCATCGCGCAGTACTTCAAGGTGGGCACGTACATTCCGCTGTTGAACTACCGGGTCAGCCGGGTTGCAGAGTCGCCCTACCCCACGGCGGTCGTGATCGGAGAATACGACTTCTGGGCCGATCCGCCCGACCGGCCGTGGAACTTGGTGGCACTGGCGAATGCGGCGCTGGGCGTCGTCTTCGTACACGGGCCGCCGACGTGGCCCGTCGACCCCGTCGACGTGCCGCCGGAGAATGTGACCGTCGACGGCACGGTCACCACCTATCTCGTGCCAACCGAGCACCTCCCACTGACTCAGCCGCTTCGTCTCCTCGGCATTCCCGACCGAGTGGTCGACGCGGCCGATCGGATTCTTCGGCCCATCGTCGATGCCGGCTATCGCCGTCAGGACAAGCCTGGTGACATGCGTCCGTACCTGGCCGACGGCAGGATCCGCCGCGACGCCCACGCTGCGCAGAGCAGGAGCGACCAGCAGGGTGAGGATCCAGGGGTCCAGAAGGCCGAGAGACGTGACCGGCCTCGCCGAAGCGGCATCGATGTGCGGGAGTCGAGAAGCGACAGAGCCGAGCGGTGGGCGCAGCGGCAGACCGGCAGCGGAGGATCCGCGCGGGTACCCCGGGCGGCGGGTGGCAGGACACGAGTCGCGACAGTGACGCCCGGCCGCCCGCCGCGTTCAGGACACCACAGGGACGGGGTAGGTGACTGA
- a CDS encoding undecaprenyl-diphosphate phosphatase yields the protein MSSHLSFAEAVVVGAFQGVTELFPVSSLGHSVLVPALVGGRWAQDLDVSAPESPYLAFIVGLHVATAAALLVFFWRDWVAIVGGFFSSLRHRRIDTAPERLAWQIVLATIPVGIAGLALEHVFRTTLGRPVPAAAFLAVNGVVLFAGERLRQRVPATVPAPTEADSGLTAADVRIAELPIGQGVLIGAAQNAALLPGISRSGITMVAGLWRGLTHEEAARFSFLLATPVILAAGVLKIPDLFGPLGAGIGGQVLAGAVASFIAAYLAVRFLTRYFETRTLTPFAIYCVIAGLGSLAWLLSR from the coding sequence GTGAGTAGTCATCTCAGCTTTGCCGAGGCGGTCGTCGTCGGCGCGTTCCAGGGTGTCACCGAGCTGTTCCCGGTGTCCAGCCTCGGTCACTCGGTGCTGGTGCCGGCGCTGGTCGGCGGCCGGTGGGCGCAGGACCTCGACGTTTCCGCCCCGGAGTCGCCCTACCTGGCGTTCATCGTCGGCTTGCACGTGGCCACCGCGGCGGCCCTGCTGGTGTTCTTCTGGCGGGACTGGGTCGCCATCGTCGGAGGGTTCTTCAGCTCCCTGCGTCACCGCAGGATCGACACCGCACCCGAGCGACTGGCCTGGCAGATCGTGTTGGCCACGATCCCGGTGGGCATCGCCGGCCTGGCCCTCGAGCACGTCTTCCGCACCACGCTCGGCCGCCCGGTACCCGCCGCAGCGTTCCTCGCGGTCAACGGCGTCGTGCTGTTCGCGGGGGAGCGGCTTCGACAGCGCGTCCCGGCGACAGTGCCTGCGCCCACCGAGGCCGATTCCGGGCTGACGGCCGCAGACGTGCGGATCGCCGAGTTGCCCATCGGGCAGGGGGTGCTCATCGGCGCCGCGCAGAACGCGGCTCTGCTGCCGGGCATCAGCCGCTCGGGCATCACGATGGTGGCCGGCCTGTGGCGGGGCCTGACCCACGAGGAGGCGGCGCGGTTCTCGTTCCTGCTCGCCACGCCGGTCATTCTCGCCGCGGGTGTGCTCAAGATCCCCGATCTGTTCGGCCCGCTGGGCGCGGGCATCGGCGGCCAGGTACTGGCCGGCGCGGTCGCCTCGTTCATCGCGGCGTATCTGGCGGTGCGGTTCTTGACCCGCTACTTCGAGACGCGCACGCTGACGCCGTTCGCCATCTACTGCGTCATCGCGGGTCTGGGAAGCCTCGCCTGGCTGCTGTCCCGCTGA
- a CDS encoding cytochrome c oxidase assembly protein — MTAATVPLTWSTALTSWQWNTGAAMFVLAVGFGYGRMYRKAEGGTLTRANAWYFGGGVALLVIATMSMVSVYASVLFWVRALQVLLLLMVVPFFLAMGRPVTALRASVGPRGRDRLDAVLAAPATRLLVHPATTSVAMLATPWLFYLTPWYVAALRYEAVMVATGALMLVIGFGYFYARLQTDPVPRRYTQLISLVISIVESLGDGVLGIVLWLGPLIAADYYGRLGRHWGPSMRVDQSIGAGVLWLVGDVLGLFFVMVLMRFFSADEERHATVVDAELDRAGADDREGTSAASGLWWENDPQLRDRMRRS, encoded by the coding sequence ATGACTGCGGCGACGGTTCCGCTGACCTGGTCCACGGCGCTCACCAGTTGGCAGTGGAACACCGGCGCGGCGATGTTCGTGCTCGCGGTCGGCTTCGGATACGGCCGGATGTACCGAAAAGCGGAAGGTGGCACCCTCACTCGCGCCAACGCGTGGTACTTCGGCGGGGGAGTCGCCCTGTTGGTCATCGCGACGATGAGCATGGTCAGCGTCTACGCGTCGGTGTTGTTCTGGGTCCGGGCCCTGCAGGTGCTGCTTCTGCTGATGGTCGTTCCCTTCTTTCTCGCGATGGGACGGCCGGTCACCGCACTGCGGGCGTCGGTCGGCCCCCGCGGACGCGACCGGCTCGACGCGGTTCTGGCCGCGCCGGCCACCCGGCTGCTGGTGCATCCGGCGACGACGTCCGTCGCGATGCTCGCCACGCCGTGGTTGTTCTACCTGACGCCCTGGTACGTCGCCGCCCTGCGCTACGAGGCCGTGATGGTGGCGACGGGCGCGCTCATGCTGGTGATCGGATTCGGCTACTTCTACGCCCGGCTGCAGACCGATCCGGTGCCGCGCCGCTACACCCAGTTGATCTCCCTCGTCATCAGCATCGTCGAATCGCTCGGCGATGGTGTGCTCGGCATCGTGCTGTGGCTCGGTCCGCTGATCGCTGCCGACTACTACGGTCGTCTCGGCCGGCACTGGGGTCCGAGCATGAGGGTCGACCAGTCCATCGGCGCGGGCGTGCTGTGGCTTGTCGGCGACGTCCTGGGCCTCTTCTTCGTCATGGTGCTGATGCGGTTCTTCTCCGCAGACGAGGAGCGGCATGCGACCGTCGTCGACGCCGAGCTCGATCGTGCCGGAGCCGACGACCGTGAGGGGACGTCTGCGGCCTCGGGACTGTGGTGGGAGAACGACCCGCAGTTGCGGGACCGGATGCGCCGGTCATGA
- a CDS encoding VWA domain-containing protein encodes MTLPLLGAFSVRDFAHPWFFLALAVVLGMLATYVVAQRRRRRRVLRFANFELLAAVSTAPRRRWRHLPAALLLASLALLTTAMAGPTHDVRVPRNRAVVMLVIDVSESMSSTDVAPNRLAAAKEAGKRFADELTPGINLGLVEFAGAATLLMAPTPDHDAVKASIDTLQVAERTATGEGIFTALQAVAATADVLGGGVGPPPARIVLESDGKETVPADPDEPRGAFTAARAAKEQHVGISTISFGTPDGTVNLNNQEIPVPVDDSTLQKISEISGGQTFHASTLDQLNGVYDTLQSIIGYETVPGDASAPWTGLAVLGLIAALLAAVVLNRQLPQ; translated from the coding sequence ATGACCCTGCCGTTGCTCGGCGCCTTCTCGGTGCGCGATTTCGCCCACCCCTGGTTCTTCCTGGCGCTGGCCGTCGTGCTGGGCATGCTGGCGACGTATGTGGTCGCCCAGCGCCGGCGGCGCAGGCGGGTGTTGCGCTTCGCCAACTTCGAGTTGCTCGCGGCCGTCAGCACGGCCCCGCGACGGCGGTGGCGGCATCTGCCCGCCGCCTTGCTGCTGGCGTCGCTCGCGCTGCTGACCACGGCGATGGCGGGCCCCACCCACGATGTGCGGGTCCCGCGGAACCGCGCGGTGGTGATGCTCGTCATCGACGTGTCGGAGTCGATGTCGTCCACCGACGTGGCACCGAATCGCCTGGCGGCCGCGAAGGAGGCCGGCAAGAGGTTCGCCGATGAGCTGACGCCCGGGATCAACCTGGGTCTGGTCGAGTTCGCCGGCGCGGCAACGCTTCTGATGGCGCCGACCCCGGACCACGACGCGGTGAAAGCCTCGATCGACACGCTGCAGGTCGCCGAACGGACGGCGACCGGCGAAGGCATCTTCACCGCACTTCAGGCAGTCGCCGCCACCGCCGACGTGCTCGGCGGCGGCGTGGGGCCGCCGCCAGCGCGGATCGTCCTGGAGTCCGACGGCAAGGAAACCGTCCCCGCCGACCCGGACGAGCCTCGCGGTGCGTTCACGGCGGCGCGCGCGGCCAAGGAGCAGCACGTCGGCATCTCGACGATCTCGTTCGGCACGCCCGACGGCACGGTCAACCTCAACAACCAGGAAATCCCGGTGCCGGTGGACGATTCGACCCTGCAGAAGATCAGCGAGATCTCCGGGGGCCAGACTTTTCATGCCAGCACCCTGGATCAACTCAACGGCGTGTACGACACGCTGCAGAGCATCATCGGCTACGAGACCGTCCCGGGCGATGCGAGTGCGCCGTGGACGGGACTCGCGGTGCTGGGGCTGATCGCCGCCCTGCTGGCCGCGGTGGTTCTCAACCGGCAGTTGCCGCAGTGA
- a CDS encoding VWA domain-containing protein produces MTVPGLGLLSLSGFESPGWLALLAAPALLSAAYVVAARRRRRRLARFAPAPPAALARPRPPRLRYLPVVLLLAALIPLIVALAQPSQDVRVPRNRAVIMLVIDVSRSMGATDVPPNRLAAAEQAAQEFAGQVTPGVNLGLISFAGSAEVLVAPNPDHELTVAALNKLQLADSTATGQAIFAALQSIQTVNAVLKGPHDQRPPARIVLLSDGMENKPGSPDAPQGAYTAARDARSQGVPVTTIAFGTPQGRVAMDNQSIPVPVGDQMMKTVARLSGGQTSSAASVGELTTAFGAVDDQLGYQTERGPASAGWLRLGALLGFLGVLLGLAINRGLPA; encoded by the coding sequence GTGACCGTCCCCGGCCTGGGCCTGCTGTCGCTGTCCGGCTTCGAGAGCCCGGGGTGGCTGGCGCTGCTCGCCGCGCCGGCTCTGTTGTCGGCGGCCTATGTCGTCGCCGCGCGGCGCCGGCGGCGGCGCCTGGCCCGGTTCGCCCCCGCCCCGCCGGCGGCCCTCGCCCGGCCGCGTCCTCCGCGACTGCGGTATCTGCCGGTGGTGTTGCTGCTCGCCGCGCTGATACCGCTGATCGTGGCGCTCGCCCAGCCGAGCCAGGACGTGCGCGTGCCGCGCAATCGCGCGGTGATCATGCTCGTCATCGATGTGTCGCGGTCGATGGGAGCCACCGATGTCCCGCCCAACCGCCTGGCGGCCGCCGAGCAGGCCGCGCAGGAGTTCGCCGGCCAGGTGACCCCCGGGGTGAACCTGGGTCTCATCTCTTTCGCGGGCAGCGCCGAGGTCCTCGTCGCACCCAACCCCGACCACGAGCTGACGGTCGCCGCGCTGAACAAGCTGCAGCTGGCCGACAGCACCGCGACCGGTCAGGCGATCTTCGCCGCACTGCAATCCATCCAGACCGTCAACGCGGTGCTGAAAGGGCCCCACGATCAACGGCCGCCCGCGCGCATCGTGCTGCTGTCCGACGGTATGGAGAACAAGCCCGGCAGCCCGGACGCCCCGCAGGGCGCCTACACGGCGGCCCGCGACGCACGCTCCCAAGGGGTCCCCGTCACGACCATCGCGTTCGGCACACCCCAGGGCCGCGTGGCGATGGACAACCAATCGATACCCGTGCCGGTCGGCGACCAGATGATGAAGACCGTCGCGCGGTTGTCGGGCGGCCAGACGTCGTCGGCGGCCAGCGTCGGCGAGCTCACGACGGCTTTCGGCGCCGTCGACGATCAGCTGGGCTACCAGACCGAACGCGGGCCCGCGAGCGCGGGATGGCTGCGACTCGGCGCCCTGCTCGGCTTTCTCGGCGTGCTGCTCGGCCTGGCGATCAATCGCGGCCTACCGGCGTAG
- the groL gene encoding chaperonin GroEL (60 kDa chaperone family; promotes refolding of misfolded polypeptides especially under stressful conditions; forms two stacked rings of heptamers to form a barrel-shaped 14mer; ends can be capped by GroES; misfolded proteins enter the barrel where they are refolded when GroES binds) produces MAKTIAYDEEARRGLERGLNSLADAVKVTLGPKGRNVVLEKKWGAPTITNDGVSIAKEIELEDPYEKIGAELVKEVAKKTDDVAGDGTTTATVLAQALVREGLRNVAAGANPLGLKRGIEKAVEKVTETLLKSAKEVETKEQIAATAAISAGDTQIGELIAEAMDKVGNEGVITVEESNTFGLQLELTEGMRFDKGYISGYFVTDAERQEAVLEDPYILLVSSKVSTVKDLLPLLEKVIQSGKPLLIIAEDVEGEALSTLVVNKIRGTFKSVAVKAPGFGDRRKAMLQDMAILTGGQVISEEVGLSLETADVSLLGKARKVVVTKDETTIVEGAGDSDAIAGRVAQIRAEIENSDSDYDREKLQERLAKLAGGVAVIKAGAATEVELKERKHRIEDAVRNAKAAVEEGIVAGGGVALLQSAPALEELNLSGDEATGANIVRVALSAPLKQIAFNGGLEPGVVAEKVTNSPAGTGLNAATGEYEDLLKAGVADPVKVTRSALQNAASIAALFLTTEAVVADKPEKAAAPAGDPTGGMGGMDF; encoded by the coding sequence ATGGCCAAGACAATTGCGTATGACGAAGAGGCCCGTCGCGGCCTCGAGCGGGGCCTCAACAGCCTCGCCGACGCGGTAAAGGTGACGCTGGGCCCCAAGGGCCGCAACGTCGTCCTCGAGAAGAAGTGGGGTGCCCCCACGATCACCAACGATGGTGTGTCCATCGCCAAGGAGATCGAGCTCGAGGACCCGTACGAGAAGATCGGCGCTGAGCTGGTCAAGGAAGTCGCCAAGAAGACCGACGACGTCGCGGGTGACGGCACCACCACCGCCACCGTGCTGGCTCAGGCGCTCGTTCGCGAGGGCCTGCGTAACGTGGCCGCCGGCGCCAACCCGCTCGGCCTCAAGCGCGGCATCGAGAAGGCCGTCGAGAAGGTCACCGAAACGCTGCTGAAGTCGGCCAAGGAGGTCGAGACCAAGGAGCAGATCGCTGCCACCGCGGCGATCTCCGCCGGCGACACCCAGATCGGCGAGCTCATCGCCGAGGCCATGGACAAGGTCGGCAACGAGGGTGTCATCACCGTTGAGGAGTCCAACACCTTCGGCCTGCAGCTCGAGCTCACCGAGGGCATGCGGTTCGACAAGGGCTACATCTCGGGGTACTTCGTGACCGACGCCGAGCGTCAGGAAGCCGTCCTGGAGGATCCCTACATCCTTCTGGTCAGCTCCAAGGTGTCGACGGTCAAGGACCTGCTCCCGCTGCTGGAGAAGGTCATCCAGTCCGGCAAGCCGCTGCTGATCATCGCCGAGGACGTCGAGGGCGAGGCCCTGTCCACCCTGGTGGTCAACAAGATCCGCGGCACCTTCAAGTCCGTCGCCGTCAAGGCGCCGGGCTTCGGTGACCGCCGCAAGGCGATGCTGCAGGACATGGCGATCCTCACCGGCGGCCAGGTCATCAGCGAGGAGGTCGGCCTGTCGCTCGAGACCGCCGACGTGTCCCTGCTGGGCAAGGCCCGCAAGGTCGTCGTGACCAAGGACGAGACCACCATCGTCGAGGGCGCCGGTGACTCCGACGCCATCGCCGGCCGGGTGGCCCAGATCCGCGCCGAGATCGAGAACAGCGACTCCGACTACGACCGCGAGAAGCTGCAGGAGCGCCTGGCCAAGCTGGCCGGCGGTGTTGCGGTGATCAAGGCCGGAGCTGCCACCGAGGTGGAGCTCAAGGAGCGCAAGCACCGCATCGAGGACGCCGTCCGCAACGCGAAGGCCGCCGTCGAGGAGGGCATCGTCGCCGGTGGCGGCGTGGCCCTGCTGCAGTCGGCCCCGGCGCTGGAGGAGCTCAACCTCAGCGGTGACGAGGCGACCGGCGCCAACATCGTGCGCGTCGCGCTGTCGGCACCGCTGAAGCAGATCGCCTTCAACGGTGGCCTGGAGCCCGGCGTCGTCGCCGAGAAGGTCACCAACTCGCCCGCCGGCACCGGCCTCAACGCCGCCACCGGTGAGTACGAGGACCTGCTCAAGGCTGGCGTCGCCGACCCGGTGAAGGTCACCCGCTCGGCGCTGCAGAACGCGGCGTCCATCGCGGCGCTGTTCCTCACCACCGAGGCCGTCGTCGCCGACAAGCCGGAGAAGGCCGCCGCACCCGCCGGCGACCCGACCGGTGGCATGGGCGGTATGGACTTCTAA